The following proteins come from a genomic window of Lolium rigidum isolate FL_2022 chromosome 5, APGP_CSIRO_Lrig_0.1, whole genome shotgun sequence:
- the LOC124657982 gene encoding beta-1,3-galactosyltransferase 6-like has product MKTSSSSQSLFPTSSKLCTPYLLLLPLGLLAAVVVIPSLGSSHVRSNGLGVLCPGLDSDGYSVASGAAEKVVSTSAETTTLTAPQPEFRLLVGVLTTPKRYERRGIVRLAYALQPPTPAYAQVDVRFVLCGVGVDPVDAALVSLEAAQHGDILLLNCTENMNDGKTHEYFSSVPRTFADAPYDYVMKTDDDTYLRVAAMAEELRGKPRDDAYIGYGFEVGDDPMQFMHGMGYIVSWDIASWVSTNEDILRYNDTHGPEDLLFGKWLNIGKRGKNRYDLKPRMYDLNWFRDNFRPDTIAVHMIKDNRRWAEAFRYFNVTSA; this is encoded by the coding sequence ATGAAGACCAGCTCGTCGTCGCAGTCGCTGTTCCCCACTTCCTCCAAGCTCTGCACCCCgtacctcctcctcctgcccctcGGCCTCCTCGCCGCGGTGGTCGTCATCCCCAGCCTCGGCTCCTCCCACGTCCGCTCCAACGGCCTAGGCGTGCTCTGCCCCGGCCTCGACTCCGACGGCTACTCCGTCGCGTCGGGAGCAGCCGAGAAGGTCGTCTCCACCTCCGcggagacgacgacgctgacggcgCCGCAGCCGGAGTTCCGTCTCCTCGTGGGCGTGCTGACCACGCCGAAGAGGTACGAGCGGCGGGGCATCGTGCGCCTGGCGTACGCGCTGCAGCCACCGACACCGGCGTACGCGCAGGTGGACGTGCGCTTCGTGCTTTGCGGCGTGGGCGTCGACCCCGTCGACGCGGCGCTGGTGTCCCTCGAGGCGGCGCAACACGGCGACATCCTCCTGCTCAACTGCACGGAGAACATGAACGACGGCAAGACGCACGAGTACTTCTCCTCCGTGCCGCGCACCTTCGCCGACGCGCCATACGACTACGTCATGAAGACCGACGACGACACCTACCTgcgcgtggccgccatggccgaggAGCTCCGGGGCAAGCCCCGCGACGACGCCTACATCGGCTacggcttcgaggtcggcgacgACCCGATGCAGTTCATGCACGGCATGGGGTACATCGTGTCGTGGGACATCGCGAGCTGGGTGTCCACCAACGAGGACATCCTCCGGTACAACGACACCCACGGCCCCGAGGACCTCCTCTTCGGCAAGTGGCTCAACATCGGCAAGCGGGGGAAGAACCGCTACGACCTCAAGCCCAGGATGTACGACCTCAACTGGTTCAGGGACAACTTCCGGCCGGACACCATCGCCGTGCACATGATCAAGGACAACCGCCGCTGGGCTGAAGCATTCAGATACTTCAACGTCACAAGCGCCTGA